A stretch of DNA from Microlunatus capsulatus:
GGCGCCGATGATGCCGACCACCCGGCCGTAGTTGCCCACCAGGGGCGCGTGCTCGTGGGCGGGCCGCGGCGTGCCGCTGGCGTAGCGGGCGCTGGCGCCCAGCAGGTCCTTGCCGGCCAGCAGGATCTGGGCCAGCGCGAACTCGACGACGGGCACCGCGTTGGCCGCGGCCGCCGTCGTCACGGTGATCCCGCGCTCCCAGCAGACGGGGTCGACGTGGGCCTTGACGGTGCCGGCGGCGTGGGCGACGAGCCGCAGCCGCGGGAGCCGCTCCAGCGCGGCGGCGTCGACCCGCGGGCAGCCCCACCCGGTGAGCAGGACGTCCGCGGCGGCCAGGGCGTCGGCCGGGGCGGTCGCGAAGTCGGTGACCACGAGATCGGGGTCGCAGTCGGCCAGGTCGGTGAGCCGGGTGAGCAGCGCGGGCGGGAGCAGCGCGTCCCGCAGCCCCGCGCCGCGCATCGCCAGCACGACGACGGGACGGCTCACGCCGCGAGCCCCACGGCGTCGGCCCAGCGGCGGAAGGAGGCGCTGGCGACCTCGAGCGGGGCGGCGTCGGGGTACCACATCCGCTCCCACTCCAGGCTGACGACGCCGTCGTAGCCCACCTCGGCGAGCAGCGCGGCGAAAGGGTCGAGCGGCAGGGTGCCCTCGCCCAGCGGTAGCGGCAGCGGGCGGCCGGGCAGGGACGCGTCCTTGACCTGGACCCAGCCGCGGCCGTTCTCCAGCCACGGGCGCAGCGCCGCCCAGGTGTCGGCCAGCGGCTCGCCGACCCGCCAGGGGTGCATGAGGTCCCAGACGGCGCCGACCACCGGGGACTGCACCCGGGCCAGCACGTCGGCGATGAGCGCGCCCGTCGGGTGCGAGTCGTGGGTCTCCAGCGCGGGCCGGACGCCGACCTCCTCGGCGAAGCCGGCGACGGCGTCCAGCCGGCGGGCGGCCCGGTCGGCGACCTCCTCGCGCGGCTCGATGAGGGTGGGCACGGTGTCGTAGGCGCAGGGCTCGGCCGGGGCCCCGGGGAACACGCGGACGAACGGCGCGCCGAGGTCGGCGGCCAGGTCCAGCGCGCCGACGAGGGCGCCCAGCACGACGTCGTCGGGGAGGTCGGAGCCCACCCGCACGTAGCTCGCGACACCGGTGATGGCGATCCCGGCGTCCGCGACGGCCGCGCGGAGGTCCCGGCGCTGCGCTCGCGTCATGGCCGGGTCGGCGAGCTCGCCGGCGCTGAGCCGCAGCTCGACCCCGCCGATGCCGGTCCGGCGCAGGGCGCCGAGCACCTGGTCGAGGTCCTCGCCGGGGGCACCGAGGGTGGAGGCGGACAGCATGACCATGCGGACCTCTTTCGTCGTCGACGGATCTCGCGCTCACCCTACGGCGCGAGGGAAGCGCTTTCCACCGCTGGGGTGGGCGGACGACGGGCGGGCCGGGCCGTCGACGCGACTTACGATGGCGGGCGTGAACGAGGACCGCTGCCCCGGCGTGCTCCGGCCCCACCTGGCGGCCGACGGCGCGATGGTGCGCGTCCGGGTGCCCGGCGGCCAGACCACCGGGCCTGCCCTGGCCGCCCTCGGCCGGGCGGCGGCACGGCACGGCCGCGGCCTGCTCCAGCTGACCTCCCGGGCCGGCCTGCAGGTCCGGGGCCTGCCCGAGGACCTGCCCGACGCCTTCGAGGCCGAGGTCGCGGCGGCGGGCTTCCTGCCCTCGGCGACGCACGAGCGGGTCCGCAACGTCGTCGCCTCCCCGCTCACCGGGCTGCACGGCGGGCTCGCCGACCTGCGCCCGCTGGTCCGCGCCCTCGACACCGCCCTGCAGGCCGACGCCGCCCTGGCGGGGCTGTCCGGCCGCTTCCTCCTCGGGCTCGACGACGGCCGCGGCGACGTCGCCGCCCTGGAGCCCGACCTCACCTACCGCGCCCTCGGGCCCGCGCACGGCCTGCTCGTCGTCGGCTCCGACCGCGGCCGGGTCGTCGCCCTCGACGACGCCGTCCCCGCCCTGCTGGCCCTGGCCCGCAACTTCGACGCCGCCCGCGCGGCCAGCGGGGTGTGGCGGGTCCGCGAGCTGCCGGCCTGGGTGGACGGCCTGGCCGGCTTCGCACCCGTCGACGTGCCGGTCGCGCCCGAGCCGCCGCTGGGCGTCGTCGGCGCGCACGCCGTCGTCGGGGTGCCGCTCGGCTTCCTCACCCCGGCCCAGCTGGCCGCCGTCGTCGCCGTGGCCGGGGACGGCGCCGTCGTCGTCACGCCGTGGCGCAGCCTCGTCGTCACCGGCGGGGCCGACCGGCTGGCGGCGCTGACCGGGGCCGGGCTGGTGGCCGACCCGACGTCGCCCTGGACGGCGCTCAGCGCCTGCGTCGGGGCGCCCTGGTGCGCGTCCGGCCGGGTCGACACCCAGCAGTTGCTGCGCTCGGTCGCGGACGAGGACCGGCGCTGGCCGCGGACCCACGTCAGCGGCTGCGAGCGGCGCTGCGGCGCACCCTCAGGCCCCCACCGCGACCTGGTCGCGCCGACCCGGGAGGCGCTGCTCGCCGTGGCCGCCGCCCCGCTGGTGGCCCATGTCTGAGGCGCCGCTGCCCGGGCCCCCGCGGTCGGACAGCCCGCCGGCACGGCTGTACGACTACGTCACCGACCCGGCCGAGATCTACCGCCGCTCGTTCGCCCAGGTGCGGGCCGAGGCCGACCTGTCGGGGCTGCCCGAGGACGCGAGGACCGTCGCCGTCCGGATGATCCACGCCAGCGGCGACCTCGAGCTGCCGCGCTCGCTCGCCCTGCACCCTCGGCTGGTCGCCGCGGCCCGCGGGGCGCTGGAGGGCGGCGCGACGATCTTCACCGACGCCTACATGATCGCCTCGGGCGTGACCCGCCGCCGGCTGCCCGCCGACAACGCCGTCCGCTGCCTGCTCGACGACCCGCGGGTGCCCGAGCGGGCCCGCGCCTGGTCGACCACCCGCTCCGCGGCCGCCGTCTCGTTCTGGGGCGAGGAGCTGGAGGGGGCGGTGGTGGCCATCGGCAACGCGCCGACCGCCCTGTTCCACCTGCTGGAGCAGGTCGCCGCCGGCGGCCCGCGGCCGGCCGCCGTGCTCGGCATCCCCGTCGGGTTCGTCGGCTCGGCGGAGTCCAAGGTCGCCCTGGTGGAGAACCCGTGGGACCTGCCCTACCTGGTGGTGCACGGGCGCCGGGGCGGGTCGGCGCTGTGCGCGTCGGCGATCAACGCCCTGGCGCAGGAGGAGGAGATCGCGTGACCGGCCGGCTGTACGGGGTGGGCGTCGGCCCCGGGGACCCCGAGCTCGTGACCCTCAAGGCCGCGCGGCTGATCCGCGGGGCCGACGTCGTCGCCTACCACTCCGGGACGGCGGGGCGCTCGATCGCGCGGACGATCGTGGCCGACCTGATCAGCCCGGACGCGACCGAGGAGCTGCTCATCTACCCGGTGACCACCGGGGCGACGGACCACCCGCTGGGCTACTACGGGGCGATCGAGGACTTCTACGACGAGTCGGCCGAGCGGCTGGGCAAGCACCTGGACGCCGGTCGCACCGTCGTCGTGCTGGCCGAGGGCGACCCGCTGTTCTACAGCTCCTACTCCTACCTGCACGACCGGCTGGCCCCGCTCTACCCGGCCGAGATCGTGCCCGGGGTGACCTCGGTCAGCGCGTCGTCGGCGGCCGTCGCCGTGCCGATCAGCCGGCACGAGGACACCTTCACCGTGCTGCCCGGGACGATGCCCGTCCCCGAGCTGGCCCGCCGGCTGGCCGAGGGCGGCGGGGCCGCGGTCATGAAGCTGGGCCGGACCTTCGCCGGCGTGCGCGAGGCGCTGCGGCAGGCCGGCCGGCTGGAGGGCGCCTGGTACGTCGAGCGGGCCAGCACCGGGCGCGAGCGCCGGCTGCCGGTCAGCGAGGTCGACCCCGACGAGGTGCCCTACTTCTCGATGGTCCTGGTGCCCGGTCCCGACCTGCGGGCCGACGCCGCGCAGCGGGCGATGAGCGGGCCGGCGGCGGAGTCCGACGCCGACGTCCCCGCAGACGGCGGGCGGGTGCTCGTCGTCGGGCTGGGTCCGGGACCGGCCCGCTGGGTGACTCCGGAGGTCACCGCCGCGCTGGCCGGCGTGGACCACGTCGTCGGCTACGGCCCCTACGTCGACCGGGTGCCGCAGCGCCCCGGCCTGCAGCGGCACGTCAGCGGCAACACCGTCGAGGTGGACCGCGCGGCCTTCGCGCTGGAGCTCGCCCGCCGCGGCGAGCGGGTGGCCGTCGTCTCCGGGGGCGACGCCGGGGTGTTTGGGATGGCCTCGGCCGTCCACGAGGCGGTGGCCGCCGACGACCGCTTCGCCGATGTCGCCGTCGAGGTGCTGCCCGGGCTCACCGCCGCCCAGGCCGTCGCCGCCCGGGCCGGCGCGCCGCTGGGCGGGGACTACGCCGTCGTCTCCCTCTCGGACCGGCTGAAGCCCTGGGAGCTCGTCGAGCAGCGCCTGCACGCCGTCGGCGCGGCCGACCTGGTGCTGGCCGTCTACAACCCGGCGTCGCGCTCCCGCCGCGAGCAGGTGGCCCGGCTCCGCGCGGTGATGCTGGAGCACCGCGACCCGGCGACCCCGGTGGTGGTCGGCCGCGACGTCGGCCGCGACGGCGAGGAGCTGGAGGTCACCACCCTGGCCGCCCTCGACCCCGACTCGATCGACATGCGCTGCCTGCTGATCATCGGCTCCAGCCGGACGATGGCAGCCCCCAGCGGGGTCTGGACCTCCCGCCGAGGGGATTGAGCTCGAAGAGCGTGTGAGTTCACGAGGTGTACACACCACCCGAACTCACACGATCAGCGAGCGCGCGGTCCGTACAGGTGCGACTCGACGAAGTCGTCGGCCCGGAGGGCCTCGCCGACCAGGATGACGGCGGCCTGGCGCAGCCCGGCGGCCTCGACCTGGTCGGGCATGTCGGCCAGCGTGCCGCGCAGCACCACCTGCTCGGGCTGGGTGGCGCGGCTCACCACGACGACGGGGCACTCGGCGCCGTAGTGCGGCGCCAGCTCGGCGCAGAGGGCGCGCGTCCGGCGGATGGCCAGGTGCAGGGCCAGCGTCGCGCCGGTGGCGGCGAAGGCGGCCAGCGACTCCCCCGGCGGCATCGCCGTCGAGGCGGCCTGGGTGCGGGTCAGCACGACGGACTGGGCCACCTCGGGCACCGTCAGCTCGCGCCCGACGACGGCGGCCGCGGCGGCGTAGGCGGG
This window harbors:
- a CDS encoding sugar phosphate isomerase/epimerase family protein, with product MVMLSASTLGAPGEDLDQVLGALRRTGIGGVELRLSAGELADPAMTRAQRRDLRAAVADAGIAITGVASYVRVGSDLPDDVVLGALVGALDLAADLGAPFVRVFPGAPAEPCAYDTVPTLIEPREEVADRAARRLDAVAGFAEEVGVRPALETHDSHPTGALIADVLARVQSPVVGAVWDLMHPWRVGEPLADTWAALRPWLENGRGWVQVKDASLPGRPLPLPLGEGTLPLDPFAALLAEVGYDGVVSLEWERMWYPDAAPLEVASASFRRWADAVGLAA
- a CDS encoding precorrin-3B synthase; its protein translation is MNEDRCPGVLRPHLAADGAMVRVRVPGGQTTGPALAALGRAAARHGRGLLQLTSRAGLQVRGLPEDLPDAFEAEVAAAGFLPSATHERVRNVVASPLTGLHGGLADLRPLVRALDTALQADAALAGLSGRFLLGLDDGRGDVAALEPDLTYRALGPAHGLLVVGSDRGRVVALDDAVPALLALARNFDAARAASGVWRVRELPAWVDGLAGFAPVDVPVAPEPPLGVVGAHAVVGVPLGFLTPAQLAAVVAVAGDGAVVVTPWRSLVVTGGADRLAALTGAGLVADPTSPWTALSACVGAPWCASGRVDTQQLLRSVADEDRRWPRTHVSGCERRCGAPSGPHRDLVAPTREALLAVAAAPLVAHV
- a CDS encoding precorrin-8X methylmutase yields the protein MSEAPLPGPPRSDSPPARLYDYVTDPAEIYRRSFAQVRAEADLSGLPEDARTVAVRMIHASGDLELPRSLALHPRLVAAARGALEGGATIFTDAYMIASGVTRRRLPADNAVRCLLDDPRVPERARAWSTTRSAAAVSFWGEELEGAVVAIGNAPTALFHLLEQVAAGGPRPAAVLGIPVGFVGSAESKVALVENPWDLPYLVVHGRRGGSALCASAINALAQEEEIA
- a CDS encoding precorrin-2 C(20)-methyltransferase: MTGRLYGVGVGPGDPELVTLKAARLIRGADVVAYHSGTAGRSIARTIVADLISPDATEELLIYPVTTGATDHPLGYYGAIEDFYDESAERLGKHLDAGRTVVVLAEGDPLFYSSYSYLHDRLAPLYPAEIVPGVTSVSASSAAVAVPISRHEDTFTVLPGTMPVPELARRLAEGGGAAVMKLGRTFAGVREALRQAGRLEGAWYVERASTGRERRLPVSEVDPDEVPYFSMVLVPGPDLRADAAQRAMSGPAAESDADVPADGGRVLVVGLGPGPARWVTPEVTAALAGVDHVVGYGPYVDRVPQRPGLQRHVSGNTVEVDRAAFALELARRGERVAVVSGGDAGVFGMASAVHEAVAADDRFADVAVEVLPGLTAAQAVAARAGAPLGGDYAVVSLSDRLKPWELVEQRLHAVGAADLVLAVYNPASRSRREQVARLRAVMLEHRDPATPVVVGRDVGRDGEELEVTTLAALDPDSIDMRCLLIIGSSRTMAAPSGVWTSRRGD
- the cobM gene encoding precorrin-4 C(11)-methyltransferase, giving the protein MTVHFIGAGPGAADLLTLRAVRLLASSPVCVYAGTYLDAEVLGHCAAGTRLVDSQSLDLDAIVAVLAEAHAAGQDVARLCSGDPSLYSALAEQTRRLDRLGIPWDVTPGVPAYAAAAAVVGRELTVPEVAQSVVLTRTQAASTAMPPGESLAAFAATGATLALHLAIRRTRALCAELAPHYGAECPVVVVSRATQPEQVVLRGTLADMPDQVEAAGLRQAAVILVGEALRADDFVESHLYGPRAR